From a single Collimonas pratensis genomic region:
- a CDS encoding LytR/AlgR family response regulator transcription factor: MTSPSNLRALIAEDEPILAAALLQALQRLWPELQIIASVDNGLAVVEQTLKQRPDILFLDIKMPGKSGLEAAQELAEEWPENEAFPLIVFVTAYDEYAISAFEHAAADYVLKPISDARLGKTIVRLQERLQQRLQQNSDGDAALERLIGQLHNMQPRSSAEPLTMIRAAVGNQIRMIPINDVIYFEASDKYINVVTADSESLIRTSLKELLPQIDSRQFWQVHRGTIVNLQCIQMAIRDESGKLSLKLRGRSESLTVSRVFAHLFKQM; this comes from the coding sequence ATGACTTCACCATCCAATCTGCGCGCCCTGATAGCCGAAGACGAACCGATCCTGGCAGCCGCCCTGCTGCAAGCCTTGCAGCGCCTGTGGCCGGAATTGCAGATCATCGCCAGCGTCGACAACGGCCTGGCGGTAGTCGAGCAAACCCTGAAGCAACGGCCCGACATCCTGTTCCTGGATATCAAGATGCCCGGCAAGAGTGGCCTGGAAGCAGCCCAGGAACTGGCCGAGGAATGGCCGGAAAACGAAGCGTTTCCGCTGATCGTGTTTGTCACCGCCTACGACGAATATGCGATCTCCGCCTTCGAACATGCCGCCGCCGATTACGTGCTGAAGCCGATCAGCGATGCGCGCCTGGGCAAGACCATAGTCCGCCTGCAGGAGCGCCTGCAGCAACGTCTGCAGCAAAACAGCGACGGTGATGCCGCGCTCGAGCGCTTGATCGGCCAGTTGCACAACATGCAACCGCGCAGCAGCGCCGAGCCGCTAACCATGATACGCGCCGCGGTCGGCAACCAGATCCGCATGATCCCCATCAACGACGTGATCTATTTCGAGGCCAGCGACAAGTACATCAACGTCGTCACCGCCGACAGCGAATCACTGATCCGCACCAGCCTCAAGGAATTGCTGCCGCAGATCGACAGCCGCCAGTTCTGGCAGGTGCACCGCGGCACCATCGTCAACCTCCAGTGCATCCAGATGGCGATACGCGACGAAAGCGGCAAGTTGTCGCTGAAGCTGCGCGGCCGCAGCGAAAGCCTGACGGTCAGCCGGGTGTTCGCCCATCTTTTCAAGCAGATGTAA